A genomic region of Stenotrophomonas sp. NA06056 contains the following coding sequences:
- a CDS encoding SprT family zinc-dependent metalloprotease → MSRLLRRLISPVPAATVQRDTVRLRLEDVEIEVLRVRDPRARRIKLSVDERGARLTLPPRASLVMGERFLEQHREWLGLQLRLYQGHGLPEALQPGVDGMLPLRGELLPLRWQEGRYARLEIDEHGACVQWPSRGGDATLRRLLREFYEAQTRADVGRWLPKYLPGLPRAPSRLRLKVMSSQWGSLAPDGSMALDLALVLGRPAAFEYVLVHELCHLIQANHSPAFWHEVEQRFPDWREQRDYFQLEGRRLKAMLRQLL, encoded by the coding sequence ATGAGCCGTCTGCTGCGCCGCCTGATCTCGCCGGTCCCTGCCGCCACCGTACAGCGCGACACCGTTCGCCTGCGGCTGGAGGATGTCGAGATCGAGGTGCTGCGCGTGCGTGATCCGCGTGCGCGCCGGATCAAGCTCAGCGTCGATGAGCGCGGCGCGCGGCTGACATTGCCACCGCGTGCCAGCCTGGTGATGGGCGAACGTTTCCTCGAACAGCACCGCGAGTGGCTGGGCCTGCAGCTGCGTCTTTACCAGGGGCATGGCCTGCCTGAAGCGTTGCAGCCCGGCGTCGACGGTATGCTGCCGCTGCGCGGCGAGCTGTTGCCGCTGCGCTGGCAGGAAGGCCGCTACGCACGGTTGGAAATCGACGAGCACGGCGCCTGCGTGCAATGGCCGAGCCGGGGCGGTGATGCGACGTTGCGCCGCCTGCTGCGCGAGTTCTACGAAGCACAGACCCGCGCCGATGTCGGCCGCTGGTTGCCGAAGTACCTGCCCGGCCTGCCGCGCGCACCCAGCCGCCTGCGACTGAAGGTGATGTCCTCGCAATGGGGCTCGCTGGCCCCGGACGGCAGCATGGCGCTGGACCTGGCCTTGGTGCTGGGCCGCCCCGCCGCCTTCGAATACGTGCTGGTGCACGAACTCTGCCACCTGATCCAGGCCAACCACTCGCCCGCCTTCTGGCACGAAGTGGAACAGCGCTTCCCCGACTGGCGCGAACAGCGCGACTACTTCCAGCTGGAAGGCCGCAGACTGAAGGCGATGCTGCGGCAGCTGTTGTAG
- a CDS encoding recombination-associated protein RdgC produces the protein MFFRNLTFFRFPTTTDFSEVDTLLPHALLKPVGALEMNSRGFISPFGREEKEALSHRIAEHLWLTVGGEDKILPGAVVNDLLERKLEEIEEKEGRRPGGRERKRMKDDLLHELLPRAFVKSSRNDAFIDQLHGYVVVDTSSRKTGEYFMSDIRGLLGSFPAMPLNAEVAPRSILTGWIAGEPLPTGFSLGEECEMKDPVEGGAVVKCQHQELRCDEIDKHLDAGKQVTKLALVFEDNLSFVLGDDLIVRKLKFLDGALDQLEHADEDGRRAEFDARFALQSAEIRRLFLLLEEAFKLSKAD, from the coding sequence ATGTTCTTTCGCAACCTGACGTTCTTCCGCTTCCCGACCACCACTGATTTTTCCGAAGTCGACACCCTGCTGCCGCACGCCCTGCTCAAGCCGGTTGGCGCGCTGGAAATGAACTCGCGTGGATTCATCTCGCCGTTCGGCCGCGAAGAGAAGGAAGCGCTCTCGCACCGCATTGCCGAACACCTGTGGCTGACCGTCGGTGGCGAGGACAAGATCCTGCCCGGTGCGGTGGTCAACGACCTGCTCGAGCGCAAGCTGGAAGAGATCGAGGAGAAGGAAGGCCGCCGCCCCGGTGGCCGCGAGCGCAAGCGCATGAAGGACGACCTGCTGCATGAGCTGCTACCGCGCGCCTTCGTGAAGTCCTCGCGCAACGACGCCTTCATCGACCAGCTGCACGGCTACGTGGTGGTGGATACCTCCAGCCGCAAGACCGGCGAATACTTCATGTCCGACATCCGTGGCCTGCTTGGCAGCTTCCCGGCCATGCCGCTGAACGCCGAAGTCGCGCCGCGCTCGATCCTGACCGGCTGGATCGCCGGCGAGCCCCTGCCCACCGGTTTCAGCCTGGGCGAAGAGTGCGAGATGAAGGACCCGGTGGAAGGCGGCGCGGTGGTCAAGTGCCAGCACCAGGAACTGCGCTGCGACGAGATCGACAAGCACCTCGATGCCGGCAAGCAGGTGACCAAGCTGGCCCTGGTGTTCGAGGACAACCTGTCCTTCGTGCTGGGCGACGACCTGATCGTGCGCAAGCTGAAGTTCCTGGACGGTGCGCTGGACCAGCTGGAGCACGCGGACGAAGACGGCCGCCGTGCCGAGTTCGACGCCCGCTTCGCCCTGCAGAGCGCGGAGATCCGCCGCCTGTTCCTGCTGCTTGAAGAAGCCTTCAAGCTCAGCAAGGCTGACTGA